In Helianthus annuus cultivar XRQ/B chromosome 9, HanXRQr2.0-SUNRISE, whole genome shotgun sequence, the following are encoded in one genomic region:
- the LOC110877373 gene encoding SPX domain-containing protein 1 yields the protein MKFGKSLSNQIEQTLPEWRDKFLSYKELKKRLKLINPQEKSGDVCNREAKRPRLTGAGAGAGAGDGTLVDGGGMSKEEVDFVELLEKEIEKFNLFFVEKEEEYIIKLKELQDNVAKAKDSTEEMIKIRKEMVDFHGEMVLLENYSALNYTGIVKILKKYDKRTGAVLRLPYIQKVLQQPFFTTDLVYKLVKECEALLDRLFPLTEPSVDEVCGNGGANTSATMLAPSTSNCGETTTGVVGAKEFVELEFMKSLYTKSTISALQVLKEIRSRSSTVSVFSLPPMQVNILEETWNKFPVLEQLAK from the exons ATGAAATTTGGCAAGAGTTTGAGCAACCAGATCGAACAAACCTTGCCGGAGTGGAGAGATAAGTTTTTATCTTATAAAGAACTCAAGAAACGGTTGAAACTAATCAACCCACAAGAAAAATCCGGTGATGTTTGCAACAGGGAGGCTAAAAGACCAAGATTGACCGGCGCCGGCGCCGGTGCCGGTGCCGGAGATGGGACGTTGGTTGACGGCGGAGGAATGTCTAAAGAGGAGGTTGATTTTGTTGAGTTGTTGGAGAAAGAGATTGAGAAGTTTAACTTGTTCTTTGTTGAGAAAGAAGAAGAGTatatcatcaaattgaag GAACTGCAAGACAATGTGGCAAAGGCGAAGGATTCGACCGAAGAGATGATAAAGATACGAAAAGAAATGGTCGATTTCCATGGAGAAATGGTTTTGTTGGAAAATTATAGCGCGCTTAACTACACTG GAATAGTAAAGATTTTGAAGAAATACGATAAGAGGACCGGAGCGGTTCTTCGTTTACCCTACATTCAAAAAGTCCTACAACAACCATTCTTCACCACCGACTTGGTTTACAAGCTCGTGAAAGAGTGTGAGGCGTTGCTAGACCGTCTCTTCCCTCTGACCGAACCTTCAGTAGATGAAGTTTGTGGCAATGGTGGTGCTAACACCAGTGCCACCATGTTGGCCCCCAGCACATCAAACTGTGGTGAGACAACCACAGGAGTTGTGGGGGCCAAAGAATTTGTTGAGCTCGAGTTCATGAAGAGCTTATACACAAAAAGCACCATTTCCGCCCTACAGGTTTTGAAAGAAATAAGAAGCCGAAGCTCCACGGTTAGCGTGTTTTCATTGCCGCCAATGCAAGTAAACATATTGGAGGAAACTTGGAACAAGTTTCCGGTGCTTGAACAATTAGCAAAATAG